The Mucilaginibacter sp. PAMB04168 genome contains the following window.
TAGTCCGTTAAGTGGTATAGTTGGTGCATCAGGTGCTATATTTGGTTTGCTGGTAGCCTTTGGCATGCTTTACCCTAATGTGGAATTATTTATCATGTTCATTCCGCTGCCTATTAAGGCCAAATATGCTGTAATTGGTTACATACTGCTTGAGTTATACTCGGGCGTGGCGCAATATGCAGGCGATTCGGTAGCGCATTGGGCGCATTTGGGCGGAGCGTTGTTTGGGTTTATTTTAATAAAAATTTGGGGTATGCAAAGGCCAAACAATTTTTATTAACTAATGTAAGTTTAAGTAATAAAACAGCTTCTATTTTATGAACTCCTTCTGGCAAGATATACGTTATAAGATGCTTCAATCCGGCAGCCGCATTAACCTGCTTATTGGCATTAACGTACTGGTTTTTTTATTAATCAACATCCCCGGCACGTTCCTGTATTTATTTATGGGAAACCCCATGCTGAACGAGTTTGCCAATGAATATCTTGCCCTGCCCGCAAGTTTGCCCAAACTGGCCACCCGTTTTTGGACGCCCGTTTCTTACATGTTTATGCATGCTGATATATTCCACATCCTGTTTAACATGCTTTGGCTGTTTTGGATGGGACAGATATTTGAAGAGTACCTGGGCAAAAAACGCATACTTGGCCTGTACATCATGGGCGGTTTAGCCGGCGCTGCGCTTTACATCCTATCTTTTAATGTATTCCCGGCTTTTGCAGGTGTTTTACCAGTAAGCTATGTGGTAGGCGCATCGGCCAGTGTAATGGCTATTATTATTGCTACAGCAACGTTACTACCAAATTATACTATTTACCTAATGTTTTTGGGCCCGGTTAAATTGAAGTGGATTGCCTTGTTTTATGTAGTAATCGACTTTTTGAGCATAGTTGGCCCCAATGCCGGTGGAGAGATTGCACACCTGGGCGGTGCATTGCTAGGTTTTATTTATATTAAACAACTTAACCGTGGGCATGATTGGGGCCGTTCGGTAGATTCTGTTTTTAACCAGCGGCCAAAGGTTAAGGTAGTATCGCAAAACAAAACTTATCAGCAGCAAACGTCATCCGTGCCCCGGCAGGAAGAAATTGACCGTATTTTAGATAAAATTTCGCAAAGTGGTTATGACAGCCTGAATAAGCACGAAAAAGAAGTATTGTTCCGGGCTAGTAAACATGACGGGTAAAAAAAAGAAGCTTAATATTCTAGATAGGTTATTTTTATGGCTGAGCGTTTTGCTCAGCCTGGGTTTACTTATCAGTTACCTTTCACCTGTAACCGATCCACGCACGTTTTGGCCAATTGCTTTCTTTGGCTTAGCCTATCCTTTCCTTTTGCTAGGTAATTGCCTGCTGGCGCTTTACTGGCTGCTACGCAAAAGCAAGTACATTGTAGTACCAGTAGTTAGCGTACTCCTAGGGATAAGCACCCTTAAGGACAACATCGGGTTTCGGTCATCAGGTAAAGCCGATGAAAATATAGAGTCTGCAAATTCGGTTAGGTTAATGACCTACAATGCCCATAATTTTAAACCATACGGCGAAAAAAACGACCTCGCAACCAAGCAACAAATGCTGCAGTTAATTAGTGATGAGCAGCCCGATGTTATAGGCATACAGGAGTTTTACAGCCGTAAACGCGGTCAGTATGCTATTAAAGACTCTATGTGTAAAATCATGCAGTCGCAGGTTTACTATTTTGAGCCATTTAGTTTCAGCAATGAGGATGAGGCGATGGGCATAGCCGTGTTTTCAAAATATCCAATCGTTAACAAGGGTAACATTATTTTATCCGATGAGAGAAACAGCGGCAACCAGTGCCTGTACGTTGATATTAAAAAAGCCAACCACACCTTTCGCTTTTATAGCATTCACCTGCAATCTATTCAATTTGACCCTACTGATTATGATTACCTGAGCAAGGTATCTAAAGATGGCGGCGCTAACCTCGGCTCGTCTAAACGCATTGGCGGTAAACTAAAACGTGCATTTTTAAAACGCAGCGAACAGGTAATTAAAATAAAGAATCACGCTGCCAGCTGCCCCTACCCGTATGTTATTGCAGGTGATTTTAACGATACACCCGCATCATACGCCGTGCACCAAATGGCTAAAGGACTTAAAAATGCATTCCGCGAGAAAGGATCGGGCTTTGCACGTACGTACAACGGTAGTTTTCCTAACTTCCAGATAGACTATATTATGGCAAGCCCTAATATGAACGTTGCCAGTTATCATATTGTAAAAAAGCGCCTGTCAGACCATTATCCGGTTTGCAGCACCTTGCTGTTTAAGTAAGGTTTATGCCATTTCTAACAGCATAGTTTACTGCAAACATTACTACCCTGAATTAAAAATTGTAAGTTTGCGCCCATGACACAAACGGTATTTGTTTACAATACTTTAACCCGTACCAAAGAAGAATTTATTCCGCTTGATGCCCCTTATGTAGGCATGTATGTTTGCGGCCCTACCGTGTACAGCGATGCCCATTTGGGTAACGCCCGTACGTATATATCATTCGATCTGATTTTCCGCTACCTTACGCACTTAGGTTACAAGGTACGCTATGTACGCAATATAACCGATGCCGGCCACCTGGAAGGTGATGCTGATGAAGGCGAAGACAAAATTTCAAAGAAGGCAAAACTGGCTAAGCTGGAGCCTATGGAAATTGTGCAAAAGTACAGCACTGGCTTTCATGATATAATGCGTGAGTTTAACGTATTGCCTCCCAGCATTGAGCCCACTGCCACCGGCCACATTATTGAGCAGATTGAGCTGGTAAAGATTATGCTGGATAAGGGCTATGCTTACGAAGTAGATGGCTCTATTTACTTTGACGTTGAAAAATATAACCAGGGAACTGATTATGGCGTACTAAGTGGCCGCCACCTGGAAGACCTGTTAACCAATACCCGTACCCTTGGTGGCCAGGATGAAAAGCGCGGCAGGCTCGATTTTGCGCTTTGGATTAAAGCCAAGCCCGAGCACTTAATGAAATGGCCCTCACCCTGGAGTGTGGGTTTTCCTGGCTGGCATTTAGAATGCTCGGCCATGAGCCATAAATATTTAGGTGAGCAATTTGATATTCATGGTGGCGGTATTGATTTAATTCCAACCCATCACACCAATGAGGTAGCTCAAAACACAGCCTGCTATGGTAAAAACCCGGCCAAGTACTGGGTACACACCAATATGCTTACCGTTAACGGGCAAAAAATGTCAAAATCATTAGGCAATAGCTTTTTACCACATGAGTTATTTAGCGGCAACAACAGTATCCTGAATAAAGGGTACAGCCCTATGACGGTGCGTTTCTTTATGTTGCAAGCTCATTACCGCAGTACGCTCGATTTTAGTAATGATGCTATGGAAGCCTCCGAAAAAGGTTTCAAACGGTTAATGAATGCTTATACTTTATTGGATGGCTTAAAGCCTTCTTCGGGAACTGAGGTAGAAATACAGCCCTTATCTGACCGTTGTTACCAAGCCTTAAACGACGATTTTAACAGCCCGGTGTTAATTGCCGAATTGTTTGAAGCTTCGCGTATCATTAATTCAGTGCATGACGGCAAGCTAAAAATTGACGAGGCGAACCTGCAATTGCTAAAAACCTTGATGCAGACCTTTGTGACCGGCATTTTGGGCTTAAGGAACGAACAGGCCAGCACTGATGAACTACCTCAGGTGCTCGATTTTATTGTGAATCTGCGAAGCGAAGCTAAGTTTAACCGCGACTATGCCACTTCAGATAAAATACGCGATGGCCTGCAAAAAATAGGTTTTCAGCTTAAAGACAGCAAGGAAGGCACTACCTGGAATAAAGCCTGATATCATTATAAAGTATTGTAATAATCAAATATTTTAGCCAGGTCTTCATCCTTTTTAAAGTTAAGGCCTGCTGTTTTTAAGTAAACGTCCAGTTCAGTTTTCTTATCGGCCAGCGCAGTTAATACTGCGCTTTTGCTTTTTTCAAACTTTTCAAGCTTGTTGTTTTTATAAACGTAGTAATTGGTATAATCCTGAAATTTCCTGGTTTCGGTGGCATCGTAATTTTTCACTTTGTTGAGTAGTTTGCCCTGATGTTTGAGTAAAGCCACTTTACCATTGCTCGATAATACCTCGTAATAAGAACCTGCTGTTTGCTTATCTATTGCCGGATAGCCGTTGGCAAACATTGGCGATAGCGGCGTGTAGATAGTGAAAGACTTTATTTGCTCTTCAAACTTCATGGCTTTGTCGCTGGTATCATAAACAAAGAGCAACATATCATCATACAAATTGTAATTCAATTTTATATTGTCATACACCTTGCCCGTAGTTGTTACGGCCTTACCTGGCAGAAACTTGTTATACATAAACGGGGTTCCATCCACATCCTCGTAAGTCCCTTTCCTAATTAGTCCGTTTTCGCCATTCACAAAATATTCCACAACTGTGGATGTTGATTGTGCGCTAACCTTAAATACTGTTAAAAGTAAAACAAAGAAGAATAAGGCGGGTTTAGATAGGTTCATGACTAAAAGCTGTTAATGTTAATGAAAATAGTGTATAGGGTATGTAATGCCATTGAAACGCCGGCAAATAAATCACTAACAAAATAGTGATGATTGGCCACTTATCAAAAAAATCATAGCTTATTTGATTTAAAGATCAGACAATTAGCGTTTCGTATAGTTCCATTCACAATATTTTCAACCAATTTTAGTTATATCAATTTGCATTTATCGCTTTAATTTAAGTAATCTTACCGCTTCATTTAAGCAAAGCTTCAATCTAAATATGAAAATGAACAAAGCTATATTGGCTGTAGCCTCCCTGAGTTTTTACGCCTTAACGGCAACTGCGCAAAAAAGCGCCTCTGTACAAACCGTAGTTAAAGCCGAAGAAGATTTTGTAAAACAGACCAGCCGCAAAGGCATCAAAGAAGCATTCCTGGCAGTAGCCGATGCCGAGGGCATTGTTTTTAAACCAGAGCCCATTAAAATAACTGATTTTTACGGCCGTATTGATAAGCAGCCGGGTACCCTTACCTGGCAGCCAAAATTTGCACGTATATCTGCCAACGGCGATTTGGCTTTTACGGCCGGCCCATATGTTTACCAAAACGGCAAAACCGATGATGACAAGGTATATGGTGACTATGTATCGTTATGGCGTTTGGATGCAGCTACCAATAGTTTAAAGCTGCTGATGAACATGGGTATACAACACCCGCCAAGCACCAGAACACAGTTAACTGATATTAAGGATCCTAATTCCACAACTTTGGTAGCCGCCAGCAAAGATCCATTTAATCCTAAAAAGATTATTATGGATAACGACCGCCAGTTTAACCAGGGGCTTAAAATATCAACTTTAGGCGCTTACAAAGAATTTTTTACGCCCGAAGGTCACTTATACTTTCCTGGTTTTGAACCCATGTCGGGCATAGATCAGTCCTTGAAATTTGTAGCAAATCAGGCTATCACTATCTCTGGCGAAACCATAAATGCAGGCCGCGCAACCAGCAATGATCTGGCTTATAGCCAGGGTCGTGCCCGCATTCGCAAAGGCAACATTGTAAGCAATTACAATTACCTGCGCGTTTGGGAAATGGATGGCCAACATCGTTGGAACATCATACTGGAAATTTACTCGGCTATCGAAAACGAATAAACAATTCTACCATAAAACACAAAAGCCTGCTTTGTAAGCGGGCTTTTGTGTTTTGTAACATTATTGGCTGCAGCTCATCTAATGGCATAAATACTGGCAATATACTTTGTATATTTCACCCAAATGATGATGTTATGAGTGATACTCCATTAATACAAATACGCAACCTTTCCAAATCGTACGGCAGCAAATTGGTGCTCAAAAATTTGTCGCTTGATATTTACCCCGGGCAGGTTATTGGTTATATAGGTCCAAACGGTGCAGGCAAATCTACCACAGTTAAAATACTTACCGGGCTTATACCCGAGTTTGGCGGCGAGGTACTGGTTGATGGCATCAGCATGCAGCAGGATCCGCAGGAGATCAAAAAACGCATTGGCTATGTACCTGAAAATGCCGAGTTGTACGACGTGCTCACCCCCATGGAATACCTGGACTTTATTGGCAAATTGTATGACATGGATGAGGATCAATTGCATACCCGCGCGGCACGGTTACTTACTGCCTTTGGCTTGGGCAATAATAAAGACGACCGTATGGACACCTTCTCCAAAGGGATGAAGCAAAAGGTGCTGCTTATATCGGGCATTATACACAATCCGCAAATCATCATACTTGACGAGCCGCTCTCGGGTTTGGATGCCAACGCGGTAATTATGATCAAGGAACTGATTATGCGCCTTTCGCAGGAAGGAAAAACCATATTTTATTGCTCACACATGATGGATGTGGTTGAAAAAGTATCAGACCGTATCCTGCTTATAAACAAAGGCGAAATTATTGCCGATGGCACATTTGAGTCGTTAAAGCAAAACCATGCCGACACGCTGGAACGCGTTTTTGCCAAACTTACCGGCCGCGATGAAGACACCAGTGAGGCTGATGCCATTATTAACGCATTTGATTAATAACGGCCGGGTATGAATAAATTACTACTAAAGCTGGTAAACCTTTTAATGCCCCTGCTCGAAAGAACCGGGGTAGATACCTATCAGCTCTATCATATACTGCGGATAAAGCTGCAAATGGACGATCGCAGGCCGAGCGCTATGTTTAGCCACCGCCGTAAAGCTGCAGCAACACCAGGCAAGGCCACCAGTTCCTGGGCTGTATCATTGGTTACGGTATTTGTAGGCGGCTTTATGGGGGTAACTTTATTGTTGTTCAAGGGCCCCATGACTGGTCAAACAGTTTACTTCAGCATGTTTATGGTAATGATGGCTTTAACGCTCATTACCGATTTTACCACCGTACTGCTTGATGTACGCGACCAGTACATTTTATTACCCCGTCCTGTGAGTGACCGCACACTGGCTATATCGCGTATTTTACACATCAGTATTTATGTTTTCAAGCTAGCCTTGTTGCAGGGTTTGGCAGGTATAGTAATTATAGGCTTTGTTGATGGTTTGCTGGCCGTACCGTTATTTATTGTGCAGATTGTACAGATCACCTTTCTGAGCATTGTACTGGTAAACGTGGTATACCTTATACTCATGAGAACCGTATCACCCGAACGGTTTAAAGACGTAATCAGCTACTTCCAGATCGGATTTTCGGTTGTTATTTTTGCCGCCTATTACCTGCTGCCCAGGTTAATTGACGTATCAGATTTAGCCAGAATAGAGTTACTACATCATACTTGGTCGTACTTTATACCTCCGGTTTGGATTGCAGCCCTTAATGAAGTTTTAATCCATCCCGACAGGGCTACGCTTATAACCAGTTTAATGGCAATAATTGGCGTTACTGCTCCTTTGGTTGGTTTATGGCTGGTAGCTAAAGTATTAGCCCCCGGCTTTAATAAACGCCTGGCTGTAGCGGCTACATCCGATGGCAATTCTACCAGCCCGGCTCCTGCCCACGGTGCCGGCAAAAAGCCAAAATTCGACCTGGTTGGTAAAATGGCCAATCTTTTAGCACCAAACCCGGTAGAAAATGCCGGCTTTCGTATTACCTGGAAACTGGCTGCCCGTGTACGCGAATTCAAATTAAAAGTATATCCTGCCTTTGCCTATGTGCCCATCTACTTTGTATACTTTGCCTTAAATGGCAAAGGTAGCCTTGCCGACAGGTTTCATAAATTACAAGCCGGCTACTACTACATTTTTTTAATTTACTTAAGCACATTTATTGTTTCATCAGTACTTCAGAACATTTCGTTTTCGGAAAAATTTAAACCGGCATGGATATATTATGCGCTGCCCATTAAGCAACCGGGCAAAATTCTATCGGGCATGTATAAGGCTGTAGTGGTATTGTATTATTTGCCCTACTGCATTATACTGGGTGGCATAAGTATAGCCATATGGGGCCCAAAAGTTATAAACGACATTATACTGGCCTTTTTTGTAGGAATGATATATGGCATACTGATGGCGCTTTTTATGGTAAAAGGATTGCCGTTCTCTAAACCGGTGTTAATTAAGCAATCGGGCGGCCGCATAATTACTTCACTGCTCGTTATGAGCTTTATACTGGTAATAGGCGCCGGGCATTATGCGTTGATTAAGTTTGGCTTTGATATGGTTATCTGGATATTAATTATCCCAGCAGCTGTTGTATTTTGGATAATGCTTTACTACTACAAGCGCCAGGGCTGGGACATTATTGAACTGGAAGAGTTTTAATACCGGCTGATTTATTTACCCCTTGCTTAGCAAACTTAAACGCTGAGCCGAACAGATTCATATACAAAAAAGCCCTGTATTGCTACAGGGCTTTTTTGTTATATGAGAATATTAATTTTAGTAACCCACTACAGTTTTAAAAATCGGAAAATCAACCAAGGTTTGATAGATAACACGGTGGCCGTTATTATTTAAATGTATGCCATCACCAGCCGAATAGTACTTTAAAATACTCCATGTTGGCGAGCTTAATTTACGCAGGTAATCATCAACATGGCCCGGAAACATAGCTAATACCTTATCATTTAATATCTTAATACGTTTACGCTGATCCAGCAGTTGAAAATTACGAGGCTGAGTGCTTGTAATAATAAACTCTATACGTTTGGCAGCAATTTGACCAATAATGTTCCGATAGTTGCTTATAATTTCTTCATCTCTGAAATTAAGGGCAATATCGTTAGTAGGCAAATTGATGATAACTAATGAAGGATTATACTTGAGCGCAGCCGTTACATTTCTGTTGGTATCAGGCTTTGGCCTTATAGATGCAGGAGACGACCCGGTTTGCATGAGCTGGAAAGTGGTATACCCCCCTTTACCAAGGTTAATTAATTTAAAGGGCTTCTTATCGCGAACGAGTTTGGCGTTTAAGCGTCCAGCCCAGCATGAATCGGCTACACTCGCACCAAAACCGGCAGCAGTAGAAGAACCTATAATTACAATACGCTTAGTGGTATCAATTATCTTACCCGGATCTATATCTAACGGGTTAGATGGAACGTTAACGGTTGCATTGTCGTCGGCAAATTCATTTGTTAGTGAATCTTTTTTACAGGCAGTAGCCAGTAACACAACAGCAATAATAAGAACAGAACACTTAAGTTTTTTACAATACATTTGTTATTAAGCAGGGATCGTAAATTTATAAATAATTTGTAAGAACAGCAATGTTGCAAATACTGTTTTTTCATTTTCTTTAATTGATTATCAGTAAGATAATTTAGCCAAACTTCATATTATAAACTTTGTTATGCCTAATGAGGGCAGCAAACGGATATTTCACTTTATTAACAAATGTTAATAATTAGTTAAAACTGATGAAGCTCCGTAGCGTTAAGTGAGTACAGAAAAACAAAACATCTACATTATGGCAACTACTAAAGCAAAAAAACAACCGGAGAATACCGAGAACGTTGAAGAATCAGCATTAAAAGAATTATTTGTTGACGAGTTAAAAGACATTTACTGGGCTGAGAAGCACCTGTCAAAAGCCTTGGTTAAATTAGCTAAAGCAGCTACTTCTGATGAACTGCGTGCATCATTAGAAACTCACAAAGAAGAAACCGACAATCAGGTAACCCGCCTTGAGCAGGTATTTGAACTGATAGGTGAAAAAGCATCAGCTAAAAAATGTGATGCTATGGAAGGTTTGATCGCGGAATCAGAAAGCATTGTTGAAGATACCGAAGACGGATCAATTACCCGTGACGCTGGCATTATTTCAGCTGCTCAAAAATCAGAGCACTATGAAATTGCTTCATACGGCACCCTGCGCACACTGGCCAACACTTTAGGTTACAGCGAAGCAGCTCAATTGCTGGAAGAAACTTTAGCTGAAGAGAAAAAAACTGACGAGTTGTTAACTCAATTAGCCGAAAGCTCAATTAACATTGGCGCTAAAAGCGAAAAGGCATAAGCTATACATAGCTTTACAAATAAAAAAAGCCATCCGATACTAGGATGGCTTTTTTTATTTACAACTAACTAACTTTATTAGCAATTCTTTATCTTTGCAACTCATAATCAAGATGAGTGCAGGGTTGAATTTTAATATTTTAGAACAGGATCTCCTTTTATTACCAGAGCGTGCCATTTACTGGCGGCAGCATAAAGCTTTAATTGTAGCCGATGTACACTTGGGCAAGTCGGGGCATTTTCGTAAGGCCGGTATAGCTGTGCCTCCACAAGTTGGCCATGAGGATCTTAACTGCTTAACCAAACTCATTCATCTGCATAAACCCGAAAAAATCTGGTTTCTGGGCGATTTGTTTCACAGCAGCATGAACGGTGATTGGCATGATTTTGCCCAATGGCGGCA
Protein-coding sequences here:
- the cysS gene encoding cysteine--tRNA ligase; this translates as MTQTVFVYNTLTRTKEEFIPLDAPYVGMYVCGPTVYSDAHLGNARTYISFDLIFRYLTHLGYKVRYVRNITDAGHLEGDADEGEDKISKKAKLAKLEPMEIVQKYSTGFHDIMREFNVLPPSIEPTATGHIIEQIELVKIMLDKGYAYEVDGSIYFDVEKYNQGTDYGVLSGRHLEDLLTNTRTLGGQDEKRGRLDFALWIKAKPEHLMKWPSPWSVGFPGWHLECSAMSHKYLGEQFDIHGGGIDLIPTHHTNEVAQNTACYGKNPAKYWVHTNMLTVNGQKMSKSLGNSFLPHELFSGNNSILNKGYSPMTVRFFMLQAHYRSTLDFSNDAMEASEKGFKRLMNAYTLLDGLKPSSGTEVEIQPLSDRCYQALNDDFNSPVLIAELFEASRIINSVHDGKLKIDEANLQLLKTLMQTFVTGILGLRNEQASTDELPQVLDFIVNLRSEAKFNRDYATSDKIRDGLQKIGFQLKDSKEGTTWNKA
- a CDS encoding ABC transporter ATP-binding protein produces the protein MSDTPLIQIRNLSKSYGSKLVLKNLSLDIYPGQVIGYIGPNGAGKSTTVKILTGLIPEFGGEVLVDGISMQQDPQEIKKRIGYVPENAELYDVLTPMEYLDFIGKLYDMDEDQLHTRAARLLTAFGLGNNKDDRMDTFSKGMKQKVLLISGIIHNPQIIILDEPLSGLDANAVIMIKELIMRLSQEGKTIFYCSHMMDVVEKVSDRILLINKGEIIADGTFESLKQNHADTLERVFAKLTGRDEDTSEADAIINAFD
- a CDS encoding ferritin-like domain-containing protein codes for the protein MATTKAKKQPENTENVEESALKELFVDELKDIYWAEKHLSKALVKLAKAATSDELRASLETHKEETDNQVTRLEQVFELIGEKASAKKCDAMEGLIAESESIVEDTEDGSITRDAGIISAAQKSEHYEIASYGTLRTLANTLGYSEAAQLLEETLAEEKKTDELLTQLAESSINIGAKSEKA
- a CDS encoding SGNH/GDSL hydrolase family protein, whose amino-acid sequence is MLLATACKKDSLTNEFADDNATVNVPSNPLDIDPGKIIDTTKRIVIIGSSTAAGFGASVADSCWAGRLNAKLVRDKKPFKLINLGKGGYTTFQLMQTGSSPASIRPKPDTNRNVTAALKYNPSLVIINLPTNDIALNFRDEEIISNYRNIIGQIAAKRIEFIITSTQPRNFQLLDQRKRIKILNDKVLAMFPGHVDDYLRKLSSPTWSILKYYSAGDGIHLNNNGHRVIYQTLVDFPIFKTVVGY
- a CDS encoding rhomboid family intramembrane serine protease, whose translation is MNSFWQDIRYKMLQSGSRINLLIGINVLVFLLINIPGTFLYLFMGNPMLNEFANEYLALPASLPKLATRFWTPVSYMFMHADIFHILFNMLWLFWMGQIFEEYLGKKRILGLYIMGGLAGAALYILSFNVFPAFAGVLPVSYVVGASASVMAIIIATATLLPNYTIYLMFLGPVKLKWIALFYVVIDFLSIVGPNAGGEIAHLGGALLGFIYIKQLNRGHDWGRSVDSVFNQRPKVKVVSQNKTYQQQTSSVPRQEEIDRILDKISQSGYDSLNKHEKEVLFRASKHDG
- a CDS encoding endonuclease/exonuclease/phosphatase family protein, which translates into the protein MTGKKKKLNILDRLFLWLSVLLSLGLLISYLSPVTDPRTFWPIAFFGLAYPFLLLGNCLLALYWLLRKSKYIVVPVVSVLLGISTLKDNIGFRSSGKADENIESANSVRLMTYNAHNFKPYGEKNDLATKQQMLQLISDEQPDVIGIQEFYSRKRGQYAIKDSMCKIMQSQVYYFEPFSFSNEDEAMGIAVFSKYPIVNKGNIILSDERNSGNQCLYVDIKKANHTFRFYSIHLQSIQFDPTDYDYLSKVSKDGGANLGSSKRIGGKLKRAFLKRSEQVIKIKNHAASCPYPYVIAGDFNDTPASYAVHQMAKGLKNAFREKGSGFARTYNGSFPNFQIDYIMASPNMNVASYHIVKKRLSDHYPVCSTLLFK